GGGCTCCAGGTCGGTGGCCCCAGAGCCGTCCTGCTTCTCCACCCACTCCCCGGTGTCGGGGTTCTTCACGGCGATGCTGGCAATCACCCCGTGCTCCTCCCCCACTTGGGCGGGGGTGTAGCGCACCTGCCACCCGAAAGGCCCGAAGGCCTCGTCCAGGCGGGCCATCACCGCCCGGGCGTCGATGAAGGGGGCGATGGTGGTCTGCCCGTTCTTGCTGGCGATGATCTTCCACTCAGAGGCTGTCGTAAAAGTCCTCCACGGGCAGTTACACGGCCCTGGCTAGCCGCTTCACCAACAATCGTAGCATGCCCAGATA
This DNA window, taken from Thermus aquaticus, encodes the following:
- a CDS encoding Rad52/Rad22 family DNA repair protein produces the protein MIASKNGQTTIAPFIDARAVMARLDEAFGPFGWQVRYTPAQVGEEHGVIASIAVKNPDTGEWVEKQDGSGATDLEPFKGGISGALKRAAVAWGIGRELYTYPRVVIEGEHRYIPQKVLERLKGLPEAVAQGKPLPEVIRLTPDGEAARRKAG